From Paenibacillus polymyxa, the proteins below share one genomic window:
- a CDS encoding bifunctional cystathionine gamma-lyase/homocysteine desulfhydrase — protein MRRKTKLIHGGLPTDPHTGAVNVPIYQVSTYEQEEIGVHKGYEYSRTGNPTRFALEELIKELEEGKRGFAFGSGMAAIHAVFSLFKAGDHILLTDDVYGGTYRIVSKVLSRIGIESTFVDTTDLEAISQAIRPNTKALYVETPTNPLLKVTDIRAVSELVKKHELLLIVDNTFATPYWQTPITLGADIVVHSATKYLGGHSDVVAGLAVVNSEELGEQLHFLQNAIGGILGPQDSWLLIRGIKTLGLRMEAIEKNAKEIAAFLEKHPKVSKVYYPGLESHAQHELSKTQAEGFGGIISFDVGSDATAVALLKKVQYFTLAESLGAVESLISVPARMTHASIPAERRAELGITEGLVRISVGIEDLEDLIEDLQSAL, from the coding sequence ATGAGACGCAAAACAAAACTGATTCACGGTGGACTCCCTACCGATCCTCATACTGGTGCGGTTAACGTTCCTATTTATCAGGTAAGTACTTATGAGCAAGAGGAAATCGGCGTTCATAAAGGATACGAATATTCGCGTACAGGCAACCCGACCCGGTTTGCACTGGAAGAGCTGATCAAGGAACTGGAGGAAGGCAAACGTGGTTTTGCTTTCGGTTCCGGTATGGCAGCGATTCATGCAGTATTTTCCTTGTTTAAAGCAGGGGATCATATTTTGTTGACCGATGATGTATACGGGGGCACTTATCGTATTGTAAGCAAGGTGCTTAGTCGGATCGGGATTGAGTCCACATTTGTGGATACAACTGATCTGGAGGCTATTTCCCAAGCAATCCGTCCCAATACGAAGGCATTGTATGTCGAAACACCAACCAACCCGCTGTTGAAAGTTACTGATATTCGCGCAGTTTCAGAGCTGGTGAAAAAGCATGAGCTTTTATTGATTGTGGACAATACATTTGCTACCCCTTACTGGCAGACGCCAATTACACTCGGGGCTGATATCGTCGTTCACTCGGCAACCAAATATTTGGGTGGACACAGCGATGTTGTAGCCGGTTTGGCTGTAGTCAACAGTGAAGAGCTGGGCGAGCAGCTTCATTTTCTGCAAAACGCCATTGGCGGTATTCTCGGCCCGCAGGATTCCTGGTTATTGATCCGCGGTATCAAAACCTTGGGTCTGCGAATGGAAGCAATCGAGAAAAATGCAAAGGAAATTGCAGCCTTTTTGGAAAAGCATCCGAAGGTTAGTAAGGTGTACTACCCTGGGTTGGAAAGCCATGCACAGCACGAGCTGTCCAAAACTCAAGCTGAAGGCTTTGGCGGCATCATTTCGTTTGATGTAGGTAGCGATGCCACCGCGGTTGCCCTCCTGAAAAAAGTGCAGTATTTTACACTGGCTGAGAGCCTGGGAGCGGTTGAAAGTCTGATTAGCGTTCCGGCACGTATGACGCATGCCTCCATTCCCGCAGAACGTCGCGCAGAGCTAGGTATTACCGAGGGCTTGGTACGGATTTCGGTTGGGATTGAAGATCTGGAGGATTTGATCGAAGACTTGCAATCTGCATTGTAA
- a CDS encoding DUF6509 family protein, whose product MLNFTAYTVDQIKDAFGILSGQRYEFIIEIEVEEDDELYTENGIYIRALYLVDEGKTGLLKYELFEKATDRYIELELEEDELQAVENFCKEHVQDGAVN is encoded by the coding sequence ATGTTGAATTTTACAGCATATACAGTAGATCAAATTAAAGATGCTTTTGGTATTTTGAGTGGACAGCGTTATGAATTTATCATTGAGATAGAGGTAGAGGAAGACGACGAGCTATACACTGAAAACGGAATATATATCCGTGCTCTTTATTTAGTAGACGAAGGAAAGACAGGACTGCTGAAGTATGAATTATTTGAAAAAGCAACGGATCGTTACATCGAGCTTGAACTTGAAGAGGATGAGCTGCAAGCAGTTGAAAACTTCTGTAAAGAACATGTACAGGATGGAGCAGTAAATTAA
- a CDS encoding PHB depolymerase family esterase: protein MRFTHLEKATTVLLDHPVRLASAYAVGPVELPENCGVGREWSSHFTHEEWNLEKACSEDGIELSAGGRAACRLLTELDPRTSELNLGVFPPLAEQERLLLVSNLRCMTAQEVIFRPFEGTGQIWIDGTLVYAESGPFRLYLEEGDHTVVIIAAFIPDEARSIRISGNQVCDEPDVIELHREFVERNIRNHMAWLEVEQSAGREGENSPILFYLLRKDRVLLPSDQTLWVEVTNDEGMKLDRFTAHWEQEQSYAWDEEKARKTGMLHFTVTYRDHEAVEHHFVYSVLVRPLSVVVECLQEEYDHFIQACAKDVLHSAQKIQIEGLLEELKRLTDLPEDPFEIWDSRVVREYIKLLKQIFMHGHTEQSQHPSLLQKEHIFLTADGIGEGFFVSRLDNSLQRYTIQLPSNYTAERRYPLIVLMPGKRYELGLPDFQNRGFGQGWEDEAIFVTFSCRGVTLGSYIGEAAFLEGLDVILQAYRVDEERIYLTGYSNGAYAAWAMAQAYPSRFAAIAVISGTPHPKHLKNLINMPILDVCGDQDYLFAQAYTAPVTELSSNHFKGVIERQSNHWDTHELRLLDGILGWLMQWKRDVVPQRIAYRTERGRHNRAYWLELTRMDENEEYAELYGEMSSTGELDIEAVHAEEFVIHLSQEDMSLELAQVRIGARIFMLDLREYSRFRFVKTHSHKRPSPEYRLIAEREGESSEDSTKNADAAKSIAGLQSVGRNGASHGMGVLDVYMDRLHIVLPSSYATPEEEQAVRRTANALASPRTATWNPYIGVHYPVVSSNDISEKKLAESNVICITSDLSRHELLQKYQAHLQIACTEDGYTWGDDFTTGEYCLSYIQPSPWSATQQMLVVATNSPRLLGKNLFMRRLIMPGYFNGLHPYLNKEIIVYDSKGVRAFNFTSIRHAQHKLQGQ, encoded by the coding sequence ATGAGGTTCACACATCTGGAAAAGGCAACTACTGTGCTGTTGGATCATCCGGTACGTCTGGCGTCTGCTTATGCAGTCGGTCCAGTCGAGCTTCCGGAAAATTGTGGTGTGGGCAGGGAATGGTCTAGTCATTTTACGCATGAGGAATGGAATTTGGAAAAGGCTTGTAGTGAAGATGGAATTGAGCTTTCAGCAGGGGGAAGGGCAGCATGCCGATTATTGACCGAGCTTGATCCCCGGACCTCTGAACTGAATCTAGGTGTTTTTCCGCCTTTGGCTGAACAAGAAAGACTTTTGCTGGTTTCAAATCTACGTTGTATGACAGCACAGGAAGTGATTTTCAGACCGTTTGAAGGAACTGGACAAATTTGGATAGATGGAACATTGGTATATGCAGAATCTGGTCCCTTTCGCTTATATCTGGAGGAAGGTGACCACACGGTCGTTATCATTGCTGCGTTTATTCCTGATGAGGCTCGTTCTATTCGTATCAGTGGAAATCAGGTATGCGATGAACCAGATGTGATAGAACTGCATCGTGAATTCGTAGAGCGTAATATACGTAATCATATGGCTTGGTTAGAAGTTGAGCAAAGTGCTGGCAGGGAAGGAGAAAACAGCCCGATCCTATTTTACTTGTTGCGTAAGGATCGGGTACTTCTTCCCTCAGATCAAACGTTATGGGTCGAGGTAACGAATGATGAGGGTATGAAGCTGGATCGGTTTACAGCCCATTGGGAGCAGGAGCAAAGCTACGCCTGGGATGAGGAGAAGGCCAGGAAGACGGGAATGCTGCACTTCACCGTTACATATCGGGATCATGAGGCCGTAGAGCATCATTTTGTGTATTCGGTACTTGTGCGGCCTTTGTCAGTCGTCGTGGAGTGCTTACAGGAAGAGTATGATCATTTCATTCAAGCCTGCGCCAAAGATGTTCTTCATTCTGCGCAGAAAATACAAATAGAGGGCCTGCTTGAGGAATTAAAACGATTAACGGATTTGCCGGAAGATCCTTTTGAAATCTGGGATTCACGGGTGGTGCGTGAATATATCAAGCTATTAAAACAAATTTTTATGCATGGACATACCGAACAGTCACAGCACCCATCGCTGCTCCAGAAAGAACATATTTTTTTGACGGCTGACGGCATTGGCGAAGGTTTTTTTGTCTCCCGTTTGGACAATAGTTTACAACGGTATACAATCCAGCTTCCCAGCAACTACACGGCTGAGCGACGGTATCCTCTGATCGTTCTAATGCCTGGCAAGCGATATGAGCTGGGGCTACCAGATTTTCAGAATAGAGGTTTTGGGCAGGGCTGGGAAGACGAAGCTATATTTGTTACTTTTTCGTGTCGTGGCGTTACGCTGGGCAGTTATATTGGAGAAGCAGCTTTTTTGGAGGGACTAGATGTCATACTGCAAGCGTACCGAGTGGACGAAGAACGTATCTATCTGACGGGTTACTCGAATGGCGCATATGCTGCCTGGGCGATGGCACAGGCTTATCCTTCTCGGTTTGCAGCTATTGCAGTAATCTCAGGGACGCCACATCCCAAGCATCTGAAAAATTTGATCAATATGCCAATATTAGATGTATGTGGTGACCAGGATTATTTATTTGCCCAAGCATACACAGCTCCTGTAACAGAGCTTTCATCGAACCATTTTAAAGGTGTGATAGAGCGGCAGTCTAATCATTGGGATACGCATGAGTTAAGACTTTTGGACGGCATACTGGGTTGGCTTATGCAATGGAAAAGAGATGTCGTGCCTCAGCGTATTGCCTATCGGACGGAACGGGGCAGACATAATCGGGCTTACTGGCTGGAACTGACGCGCATGGATGAAAACGAGGAATATGCGGAGTTGTATGGCGAAATGAGCTCCACTGGTGAATTGGATATTGAGGCTGTTCACGCAGAAGAATTTGTGATTCATCTCTCGCAAGAGGACATGTCCTTGGAACTCGCTCAGGTTCGTATTGGAGCCCGCATTTTCATGTTGGATTTACGAGAATACAGCCGCTTTCGCTTTGTTAAAACACACTCGCACAAACGCCCCTCACCCGAATACCGTTTGATTGCTGAACGGGAGGGAGAGAGCAGTGAAGACTCCACCAAAAATGCGGATGCAGCTAAGAGTATTGCGGGTTTGCAAAGCGTGGGAAGAAATGGTGCTAGTCACGGTATGGGTGTACTTGACGTTTATATGGATCGACTTCACATTGTCCTTCCATCCAGCTATGCTACACCGGAGGAGGAGCAGGCGGTGAGACGGACGGCGAACGCCTTGGCTAGCCCACGAACAGCGACTTGGAATCCGTATATCGGTGTTCATTATCCGGTGGTGTCTTCTAATGATATTTCAGAGAAAAAGCTAGCTGAAAGCAACGTGATTTGTATCACTTCGGATTTGTCCAGACATGAGTTGCTTCAGAAGTATCAAGCGCATCTTCAAATTGCATGTACCGAGGACGGGTATACATGGGGTGACGATTTTACGACAGGCGAGTACTGTTTGTCATATATTCAGCCTAGCCCATGGTCAGCAACCCAGCAGATGCTTGTTGTAGCGACCAATTCACCCCGTCTGCTGGGTAAGAACCTTTTTATGCGCAGACTGATTATGCCCGGATATTTTAATGGTCTACACCCGTATTTGAATAAAGAGATTATTGTGTATGATAGCAAGGGAGTACGAGCATTTAACTTTACTTCCATTAGGCATGCGCAGCATAAGCTACAAGGCCAATGA
- a CDS encoding PLP-dependent cysteine synthase family protein: MNVYRNTLELIGRTPLVELNSYSLPRGIRLFAKLEFMNPGGSVKDRVGKALIEKALKTGQLKPGGTLIEATAGNAGIGLAMAALHYDISVIFAVPEKFSQEKQDLMKALGARIVHTPTSEGMKGAIEKTKQLAAEIKDAYLPQQFSNPDNPEAYYTTMGPEIWNDLDGKVDVFVAGAGSGGTFMGTSRYLKEQNAAIKTVIVEPEGSILNGGESGPHKTEGIGMELIPEFVDKGFFNAIHTISDVDAFNRVKELAEREGILVGSSSGSALHAALLEAESAPDGAHIVTIFPDSSERYLSKKIYEGGI; the protein is encoded by the coding sequence ATGAATGTATATCGCAATACCCTTGAACTCATCGGGCGCACGCCATTAGTGGAGCTGAATAGCTATTCTCTACCCAGAGGAATTCGCCTGTTCGCCAAGCTGGAGTTTATGAATCCCGGCGGCAGCGTGAAGGACCGGGTGGGAAAGGCTCTAATTGAAAAAGCATTAAAGACAGGCCAGTTGAAGCCGGGCGGGACTTTAATAGAAGCAACAGCAGGCAATGCAGGTATTGGTCTTGCGATGGCCGCGCTTCATTATGATATCTCGGTTATTTTTGCTGTGCCAGAGAAGTTCAGCCAGGAGAAGCAGGACCTGATGAAGGCATTGGGAGCACGCATCGTTCATACCCCGACAAGTGAGGGGATGAAGGGAGCCATTGAAAAAACAAAGCAATTGGCTGCTGAAATCAAAGACGCATACTTGCCACAGCAATTTAGCAATCCTGATAATCCAGAGGCTTATTATACGACAATGGGACCTGAAATTTGGAACGATCTGGACGGTAAAGTGGACGTATTTGTGGCAGGAGCAGGCTCGGGGGGCACATTTATGGGAACCTCGCGTTATCTTAAGGAGCAGAATGCAGCCATTAAAACGGTCATCGTAGAGCCTGAAGGGTCCATTCTGAATGGTGGCGAGTCAGGCCCTCATAAAACAGAAGGGATCGGCATGGAATTAATCCCTGAGTTTGTGGACAAAGGCTTTTTTAATGCCATTCATACCATTAGCGATGTGGACGCATTCAACCGCGTCAAGGAACTGGCGGAACGTGAGGGTATTCTCGTCGGCAGTTCCTCCGGTTCAGCCCTGCACGCTGCTTTACTGGAAGCAGAGAGCGCACCGGATGGTGCACATATTGTCACCATTTTCCCAGATAGCAGTGAACGTTATCTGAGCAAAAAAATATATGAAGGCGGGATTTAA